In one Rhodococcus sp. B50 genomic region, the following are encoded:
- a CDS encoding ABC transporter permease has product MTASRTHRPGATAWLMLVRCEAKMVMRDTAGLVVPVGLPLLILAMSASTASTETVVNERTVLEVFVLPLVIAIVVATIGLVNMPSFLAYYRLSGILRRLSVTPASPAMMLVAQVVVGAVQTLLGVGAALLAAFSFFGARPPVDPFAAVGVFALVMGAMYAVGMIVAAIAPTPNAAVAIGLVVFFALGACGGLFGSPDALPDPVAQVGGWLPFGASVEALSAAWAGTAIAPANLIGLAAAIGVGAAVAATVFRWDRS; this is encoded by the coding sequence ATGACCGCCTCGAGGACTCACCGCCCGGGCGCCACGGCATGGCTGATGCTGGTCCGCTGCGAAGCGAAGATGGTGATGCGGGACACCGCCGGGCTCGTCGTGCCGGTCGGGTTGCCGTTGCTGATCCTGGCGATGAGTGCGTCGACAGCGAGCACCGAGACGGTGGTGAACGAGCGCACGGTGCTCGAGGTGTTCGTCCTGCCCTTGGTGATCGCGATCGTGGTCGCCACGATCGGTCTCGTCAACATGCCGAGTTTTCTCGCCTACTACCGGCTTTCGGGCATCCTACGGAGGCTGTCCGTCACGCCCGCCTCACCCGCGATGATGCTCGTCGCCCAGGTCGTGGTCGGCGCCGTGCAGACGCTGCTCGGTGTCGGTGCGGCTCTGCTCGCGGCATTCTCGTTCTTCGGTGCTCGCCCTCCCGTCGATCCGTTCGCGGCGGTCGGAGTCTTCGCTCTGGTCATGGGAGCGATGTATGCCGTGGGGATGATCGTCGCGGCGATCGCGCCGACTCCCAACGCAGCGGTGGCGATCGGACTCGTCGTCTTCTTCGCCCTGGGAGCATGCGGCGGGTTGTTCGGCAGTCCCGATGCGCTACCCGATCCGGTCGCGCAGGTCGGGGGGTGGCTGCCCTTCGGGGCCTCCGTCGAGGCGTTGTCGGCGGCATGGGCCGGCACCGCGATCGCACCCGCGAACCTCATCGGTCTCGCCGCCGCGATCGGGGTGGGCGCGGCGGTCGCCGCGACGGTCTTCCGGTGGGATCGTTCGTGA
- a CDS encoding ABC transporter ATP-binding protein, which translates to MDGLQNEQGTPAIVAEHLCKRYGNTVAVHDVSVTVGIGETVGIVGVNGAGKTTTVETIAGLRAPDGGRVRVLGLDPLRDRTALRQVLGVQLQRATLHHALTARELVDLYRSFYPDPVPAAELLDSVELSDRGDTRFENLSGGQQQRLSVALALVGRPRVVVLDELTTGLDPRARRRMWSAIERLRADGVAVLLVSHAMEEIEHLCDRVVLLDRGRVVAVGTPAGIVESAGAADLDDAFVALTGRDLGETR; encoded by the coding sequence ATGGACGGTCTCCAGAACGAGCAGGGCACACCGGCGATCGTCGCCGAGCACCTCTGCAAGCGCTACGGCAATACGGTCGCCGTACACGATGTGAGCGTGACGGTCGGCATCGGTGAGACCGTCGGAATCGTGGGTGTGAACGGCGCCGGAAAGACGACCACGGTCGAGACGATCGCCGGATTGCGGGCACCCGACGGCGGCAGGGTGCGCGTGCTCGGTCTCGATCCACTGCGGGATCGGACGGCGCTGCGGCAGGTGCTCGGCGTCCAACTGCAACGGGCGACCCTCCACCACGCGCTGACCGCGCGGGAACTCGTCGACCTGTACCGCAGCTTCTACCCCGACCCTGTCCCGGCCGCGGAACTCCTGGACTCGGTCGAACTGTCCGATCGGGGCGACACGCGGTTCGAGAATCTCTCCGGCGGTCAGCAGCAACGATTGTCGGTGGCACTCGCTCTCGTCGGCAGGCCTCGCGTGGTCGTCCTCGACGAACTCACCACCGGTCTCGACCCGCGAGCGCGGCGCCGGATGTGGTCGGCGATCGAACGGTTGCGCGCCGACGGCGTCGCGGTTCTGCTGGTCAGCCACGCGATGGAGGAGATCGAGCATCTGTGCGACCGGGTCGTGCTGTTGGACCGCGGACGCGTCGTCGCGGTCGGCACGCCTGCGGGGATCGTCGAGAGCGCCGGGGCCGCCGACCTGGACGACGCCTTCGTCGCACTCACCGGCCGGGACCTCGGGGAGACGCGATGA
- a CDS encoding sensor histidine kinase has protein sequence MRRWTADELSGLAMLVIVVAVGLPVLFGAATPRIPRGVWAALFVVTVTALFWAAVIEQRSRRARFALAVAVGSSWAVVATAPAMGLLPILLVVTAAVSVYLVPVQVALTIVALNTVVLAASAAIPGAAGEIPLMVGFYLLIQLATVFGSVSLLREQRMRRELTETHVDLRAATVLLAESARTAERLRISRDLHDLIGHQLTVLALELEAARHRDGDGAHEHVERAAGVARALLSDVRNTVGELRAEPRDLADALHRVAHDLPGLDVSIAVDPEVRVGDEEVVAFVRALQEIVTNTLRHADARELRVAVTGDGRGTAMSAVDDGSGARTPVIGNGLRGLSERFEALGGEVTVDGSRGFRVTARVPAP, from the coding sequence GTGCGTCGATGGACTGCAGACGAGCTGTCGGGCCTGGCGATGCTCGTGATCGTGGTGGCCGTGGGACTTCCGGTGTTGTTCGGAGCCGCGACCCCGAGAATCCCCAGGGGCGTGTGGGCCGCGCTGTTCGTCGTCACCGTGACGGCGTTGTTCTGGGCAGCGGTGATCGAACAGCGCTCGCGGAGAGCCCGTTTCGCACTCGCGGTCGCCGTCGGATCGTCGTGGGCCGTCGTTGCGACCGCCCCGGCGATGGGACTGCTTCCGATCCTGCTGGTCGTCACCGCCGCGGTGAGCGTCTATCTGGTGCCGGTGCAGGTGGCGCTGACGATCGTCGCGCTGAACACGGTCGTGCTCGCCGCGTCCGCCGCGATCCCGGGTGCGGCCGGCGAGATCCCCCTGATGGTCGGCTTCTACCTGCTGATCCAGCTCGCCACCGTCTTCGGATCGGTGTCGCTGCTCCGGGAACAGCGCATGCGCCGGGAACTCACCGAAACCCACGTCGACCTACGGGCCGCGACGGTGCTGCTGGCCGAATCGGCGCGCACCGCCGAACGCCTGCGGATCTCCCGCGACCTCCACGATCTGATCGGCCACCAGCTCACGGTGCTCGCCCTCGAACTCGAGGCCGCTCGCCATCGAGACGGCGACGGCGCACACGAGCACGTCGAGCGTGCGGCCGGGGTCGCGCGCGCACTCCTCTCCGACGTCCGGAACACAGTGGGGGAGTTGCGCGCCGAACCACGCGATCTCGCGGACGCCCTGCACCGGGTGGCGCACGACCTCCCCGGCCTGGACGTGTCGATCGCCGTCGATCCCGAAGTGCGGGTGGGGGACGAGGAAGTCGTCGCCTTCGTGCGGGCGTTGCAGGAGATCGTCACCAACACCCTCCGCCACGCCGACGCCCGCGAACTCCGGGTCGCCGTGACCGGTGACGGCAGGGGGACGGCCATGTCGGCCGTCGACGACGGATCCGGTGCCCGCACGCCGGTGATCGGGAACGGCTTGCGAGGGCTGTCCGAGCGATTCGAGGCGCTCGGCGGAGAAGTGACCGTCGACGGGAGTCGGGGATTCCGCGTGACGGCCCGGGTGCCTGCGCCGTGA
- a CDS encoding response regulator encodes MTRLVVVDDQTLVRQGIRTLLEMAGFEVVAEADDGRVALEVIVATSPDVVLLDLRMPGADGIWTLDRLREQGIEIPVLVLTTFDDDQLVLAALRAGARGYLLKDVTLDQLTRAVRTLDEGGTLVAPSITDRLLRAIRSAPLPDDTVGVQDLTAREVEVLRLMAEGFGNRTIAEALFLAEGTVKNHVSSILLKLGARDRTNAVLRALREGILH; translated from the coding sequence GTGACCCGTCTCGTGGTGGTCGACGATCAGACCCTCGTACGGCAGGGTATCCGCACCCTGCTGGAGATGGCGGGCTTCGAGGTGGTCGCTGAAGCGGACGATGGGCGGGTCGCGCTCGAGGTCATCGTCGCGACATCCCCGGACGTGGTGCTCCTCGACCTGCGTATGCCCGGTGCCGACGGCATCTGGACACTCGACCGCCTGCGCGAGCAGGGCATCGAGATTCCCGTGCTCGTGCTCACGACCTTCGACGACGACCAACTCGTCCTCGCGGCGCTGCGGGCCGGTGCTCGCGGATATCTGCTCAAGGACGTGACCTTGGACCAGCTCACCCGTGCAGTGCGGACCCTCGACGAGGGAGGCACGCTCGTCGCGCCCTCGATCACCGACCGGCTGCTGCGCGCCATCAGGTCCGCCCCGCTGCCCGACGACACCGTCGGCGTACAGGACTTGACCGCACGCGAAGTCGAAGTGCTGCGATTGATGGCGGAAGGCTTCGGCAACCGCACGATCGCCGAAGCGCTGTTCCTCGCCGAGGGCACGGTGAAGAACCACGTGTCGTCGATCTTGCTCAAACTCGGCGCGCGGGACCGCACGAATGCGGTCCTGCGCGCGTTGCGGGAGGGGATCCTGCACTGA
- a CDS encoding DUF402 domain-containing protein, translating into MHPVSATPHPVKTETFDVAAKTNIDPKGFVRAVDEYRVEEWGLYMARPSDHPQFHYLESWLLPDLRLRASIFHFTPGNERDQDRYVDVGEFRRDGDVWYSHDHYLDLIVRTGRDTAVEDIDELVVAVTAGMIDAATAETAIDTALRAVDGIAAHGHDLDAWLRERGAPVRWR; encoded by the coding sequence GTGCATCCCGTGTCCGCGACCCCGCATCCTGTGAAGACCGAGACGTTCGACGTCGCAGCGAAGACCAACATCGACCCGAAGGGCTTCGTGCGCGCCGTCGACGAGTACCGCGTCGAGGAGTGGGGCCTCTACATGGCGCGGCCGTCCGATCACCCGCAGTTCCACTACCTCGAGTCGTGGCTGCTGCCGGACCTGCGACTGCGGGCCTCGATCTTCCACTTCACACCGGGCAACGAACGCGACCAGGACCGGTACGTCGACGTCGGCGAGTTCCGGCGCGACGGCGATGTCTGGTACTCCCACGACCACTATCTCGACCTGATCGTCCGCACCGGTCGCGACACCGCCGTCGAGGACATCGACGAACTGGTCGTCGCGGTCACCGCCGGCATGATCGACGCGGCCACGGCCGAGACCGCGATCGACACGGCGCTGCGGGCGGTGGACGGCATTGCCGCGCACGGTCACGATCTCGACGCGTGGCTCCGCGAGCGGGGCGCGCCCGTCCGCTGGCGCTGA
- the uvrB gene encoding excinuclease ABC subunit UvrB codes for MAFASEHPVVAHSEFRPVGEIERTEARFEVVSEYEPAGDQPAAIDELERRLKAGEKDVVLLGATGTGKSATTAWLIERVQRPTLVMAPNKTLAAQLANELRDMLPNNSVEYFVSYYDYYQPEAYIAQTDTYIEKDSSINDDVERLRHSATSSLLSRRDVVVVASVSCIYGLGTPQSYLDRSIQLEVGVEVPRDALLRLLVDVQYTRNDMAFTRGSFRVKGDTVDIIPAYEELAVRIEFFGDEIDALYYLHPLTGDVVRKVDSLRIFPATHYVAGPERMERAVASIEAELEERLADLENRGKLLEAQRLRMRTQYDIEMIRQVGFCSGIENYSRHIDGRPAGSAPATLIDYFPEDFLLVIDESHVTVPQIGAMYEGDMSRKRNLVDFGFRLPSAVDNRPLTWEEFAARIGQTVYLSATPGPYELGQTGGEFVEQVIRPTGLVDPQVVVKPTKGQIDDLVHEIRERADRDERVLVTTLTKKMAEDLTDYLLELGIRVRYLHSDIDTLRRVELLRQLRLGEYDVLVGINLLREGLDLPEVSLVAILDADKEGFLRSTTSLIQTIGRAARNVSGEVHMYADKITDSMARAIEETERRREKQVAYNAEHGLDPKPLRKKIADILDQVYQEAEDTETVEVGGSGRNASRGRRAQGESGRAVSSGVVEGRDTSTMPRAELADLVQQLTDQMMQAARDLQFELAARLRDEISDLKKELRGMDAAGLK; via the coding sequence ATGGCGTTCGCAAGTGAACATCCCGTCGTCGCCCACTCCGAGTTCCGGCCGGTGGGTGAGATCGAGCGCACCGAGGCCCGCTTCGAGGTCGTCAGCGAATACGAGCCGGCGGGTGACCAGCCCGCCGCCATCGACGAGCTCGAACGCCGGCTGAAGGCGGGGGAGAAGGACGTCGTCCTGCTCGGTGCCACCGGTACCGGCAAATCCGCCACTACCGCGTGGCTCATCGAGCGCGTCCAGCGTCCCACCCTCGTGATGGCGCCCAACAAGACCCTTGCCGCGCAGCTCGCCAACGAGCTGCGAGACATGTTGCCCAACAACTCGGTCGAGTACTTCGTCTCGTACTACGACTACTACCAGCCCGAGGCGTACATCGCGCAGACCGACACCTACATCGAGAAGGACTCGTCGATCAACGACGACGTCGAGCGTCTGCGGCATTCGGCGACTTCGTCGCTGCTGTCGCGTCGCGACGTCGTGGTGGTCGCGTCCGTCTCGTGCATCTACGGCCTCGGCACCCCGCAGTCCTATCTCGACCGGTCCATCCAGCTCGAGGTGGGTGTGGAGGTGCCGCGCGATGCGTTGCTGCGCCTGCTCGTCGACGTCCAGTACACCCGCAACGACATGGCGTTCACCCGCGGCTCGTTCCGCGTCAAGGGCGATACCGTCGACATCATTCCCGCCTACGAGGAACTCGCCGTGCGGATCGAGTTCTTCGGCGACGAGATCGACGCGCTGTACTACCTGCACCCGCTGACCGGCGACGTCGTGCGCAAGGTCGACTCCCTGCGCATCTTCCCCGCCACCCACTACGTGGCCGGTCCCGAACGCATGGAACGCGCCGTCGCGAGCATCGAAGCCGAACTCGAGGAGCGCCTGGCCGATCTGGAGAACCGTGGCAAGCTGCTCGAGGCGCAGCGTCTGCGCATGCGCACCCAGTACGACATCGAGATGATCCGGCAGGTCGGCTTCTGCTCCGGCATCGAGAACTACTCCCGTCATATCGACGGCCGTCCCGCCGGGTCCGCTCCCGCGACGCTCATCGACTACTTCCCGGAGGATTTCCTTCTGGTCATCGACGAGTCGCACGTCACCGTGCCGCAGATCGGCGCGATGTACGAAGGCGACATGTCGCGTAAGCGGAACCTCGTCGACTTCGGCTTCCGCCTTCCCTCTGCGGTCGACAACCGGCCCCTGACCTGGGAGGAGTTCGCCGCCCGCATCGGGCAGACGGTCTACCTGTCGGCCACCCCCGGCCCATACGAGCTCGGGCAGACCGGGGGCGAGTTCGTCGAGCAGGTCATCCGCCCCACCGGCCTCGTCGACCCGCAGGTGGTCGTCAAGCCCACCAAGGGCCAGATCGACGATCTCGTGCACGAGATCCGTGAGCGTGCCGACCGCGACGAGCGCGTCCTCGTCACCACGCTCACCAAGAAGATGGCCGAGGACCTCACCGATTACCTGCTCGAACTCGGCATCCGGGTGCGCTATCTCCACTCCGACATCGACACCCTGCGGCGCGTCGAACTACTGCGGCAGCTGCGGCTCGGCGAGTACGACGTGCTTGTCGGCATCAATCTGCTCCGTGAGGGCCTCGACCTTCCCGAGGTGTCGCTGGTCGCGATCCTTGATGCCGACAAGGAGGGCTTCCTGCGGTCGACGACCTCGCTGATCCAGACCATCGGCCGCGCGGCGCGCAATGTCTCGGGCGAGGTCCACATGTACGCCGACAAGATCACCGACTCGATGGCCCGAGCGATCGAGGAGACCGAACGGCGCCGCGAGAAGCAGGTCGCCTACAACGCCGAGCACGGTCTCGATCCGAAGCCGCTGCGCAAGAAGATCGCCGACATCCTCGATCAGGTCTATCAGGAGGCCGAGGACACCGAGACCGTCGAGGTGGGCGGCTCCGGCCGCAACGCCTCGCGCGGCCGGCGCGCGCAGGGCGAGTCCGGGCGCGCGGTCAGCTCCGGTGTGGTGGAAGGTCGCGACACCTCGACGATGCCGCGGGCCGAACTCGCCGATCTCGTGCAGCAGCTCACCGATCAGATGATGCAGGCCGCACGCGACCTGCAGTTCGAGCTCGCCGCGCGGTTGCGCGACGAGATCTCCGACCTGAAGAAGGAACTGCGCGGCATGGACGCCGCGGGGCTGAAGTAG
- a CDS encoding SCO6745 family protein has protein sequence MEPSSAGRAARALELLHSVVYFAPEVASELAALGVEGPAAQYFGGRSAPLGAVGPGVVTATFYSFSPRLVSSAVPAVWETAAPAAITTARLRGLDALYRRVLGQDVLDSAEMSEAADLAATAARAIPGPDGRPLYAAYADLPWPEQVHLRLWHALTLLREYRGDGHIAALQTAGLSGIESLVTHTATGIGFATDPARKLRGWSRDDWADAEKGLRGRGLLDKRGELTGEGFEVRELVEDLTDDLAVAPWGVVGEDGVERLLDLALPWRDAFVDAEVFPAGLFGPRYGDAR, from the coding sequence ATGGAGCCCTCATCGGCCGGGCGTGCTGCCCGCGCGCTCGAACTGCTGCACTCGGTCGTCTACTTCGCACCGGAGGTCGCGAGTGAACTCGCCGCGCTGGGCGTCGAGGGGCCGGCCGCACAGTATTTCGGTGGACGCTCGGCGCCCCTGGGTGCCGTCGGACCCGGCGTCGTAACGGCGACGTTCTACAGTTTCTCGCCCCGTCTGGTGTCCTCGGCCGTCCCGGCGGTGTGGGAGACGGCTGCGCCGGCGGCGATCACGACAGCGCGGTTGCGCGGGCTCGACGCGCTCTATCGGCGCGTCCTGGGGCAGGACGTGCTCGACTCCGCGGAGATGAGCGAGGCAGCGGATCTTGCCGCCACCGCGGCCCGCGCGATTCCCGGCCCCGACGGGCGACCGCTCTACGCCGCTTACGCCGACCTGCCCTGGCCCGAACAGGTGCATCTCCGCCTGTGGCACGCGCTGACACTGCTGCGCGAGTACCGCGGGGACGGCCATATCGCAGCGCTGCAGACGGCGGGGCTGTCGGGGATCGAGTCGCTGGTCACTCACACGGCGACCGGTATCGGATTCGCCACCGATCCCGCCCGGAAGCTTCGCGGATGGTCGCGGGACGACTGGGCGGACGCAGAGAAGGGACTGCGTGGGCGCGGCCTGCTGGACAAGCGCGGCGAGCTCACCGGGGAAGGGTTCGAGGTCCGCGAGCTCGTCGAGGATCTGACCGACGACCTGGCGGTCGCCCCGTGGGGTGTGGTCGGGGAGGACGGTGTGGAGCGTCTGCTCGACCTCGCGTTGCCGTGGCGCGACGCGTTCGTCGACGCCGAGGTGTTCCCTGCCGGTCTGTTCGGTCCCCGTTACGGTGACGCGCGGTAA
- a CDS encoding universal stress protein, whose translation MSAYRTIVVGTDGSESSYRAVEKAAALAGDAGAQLVIACAYYPADPKDTAQAADALREEAYQVTGSAPTYEILRTAREKATVAGARKITERPIVGAPVESLLTLVEEVDADLIVIGNRGLNTLTGRLLGSVPSDVARKALCDVLVVHTVR comes from the coding sequence ATGAGCGCCTACCGGACCATAGTCGTCGGAACCGACGGTTCCGAATCGTCGTATCGGGCCGTGGAGAAGGCAGCTGCTCTGGCCGGCGACGCCGGCGCCCAACTGGTGATCGCCTGCGCCTACTACCCGGCCGACCCCAAGGACACCGCGCAGGCCGCCGACGCGCTGCGCGAGGAGGCGTACCAGGTCACCGGTTCGGCACCGACCTACGAGATCCTGCGCACCGCACGGGAGAAGGCGACCGTGGCGGGCGCCCGCAAGATCACCGAGCGCCCCATCGTCGGTGCTCCCGTCGAATCGCTCCTCACGCTCGTCGAGGAGGTCGACGCCGATCTCATCGTCATCGGCAACCGCGGTCTCAACACGCTGACCGGACGCTTGCTCGGCTCCGTCCCCTCGGACGTCGCCCGCAAGGCCCTGTGCGACGTGCTGGTGGTGCACACCGTCCGCTGA
- a CDS encoding DUF732 domain-containing protein, giving the protein MAYSAAHHRVRRAGCAAIAALIGFFVSAACGSGAPAPDEAQAATSTASIVPTTSTTPPDARFLRVKEALEASGLVADVKDDTVLAVVRGVCDQLNAGVPERDVLATLRPIAAYAAGATGSQMTADDAAVRYLGIAREEYC; this is encoded by the coding sequence GTGGCCTATTCGGCAGCGCACCATCGGGTACGTCGAGCGGGGTGCGCGGCGATCGCGGCGCTGATCGGGTTCTTCGTCTCCGCCGCCTGCGGGTCGGGGGCGCCCGCCCCGGACGAGGCGCAGGCCGCGACCTCCACGGCCTCGATCGTGCCGACGACGTCGACGACCCCGCCCGACGCGCGCTTCCTGCGGGTGAAGGAGGCACTGGAAGCGTCCGGTCTGGTCGCCGACGTCAAGGACGACACCGTGCTCGCGGTGGTGCGCGGGGTGTGCGACCAGTTGAATGCGGGAGTGCCGGAGCGTGACGTCCTCGCCACGCTCCGGCCGATCGCCGCTTATGCCGCGGGGGCCACGGGGTCGCAGATGACAGCGGACGACGCCGCCGTCCGCTACCTCGGGATTGCCCGCGAGGAGTACTGCTGA
- a CDS encoding HelD family protein — MPVDGASHPELDREQAYVAMLYTHLDALRDYAKTRLTRVLKETGGTPQARSERESFTQMYTEDIAKYDAAEHGLCFGRIDVRDDGTDAEVTTEDGTETRYIGRLGILDEDNDYESLLLDWRAPQARPFYLATPAAPDGVVLRRHIRSRSRTVTALHDEYLDLDAALEHADTQAAGGVAGESALLAALNAARTGQMHDIVATIQAEQDTVIRSEHRSVLVVQGGPGTGKTAVALHRAAYLLYTYRKQLAKSGVLIVGPNSRFLDYIGQVLPSLGETGVLLSTVGDLYPGVTPTVEDSPEGGELKGSPDMVKVLEKAVRDRQEVPRSPVHLSFDTYALTLDRKIVTRARGRARSSRRPHNLARPIFVSGVIDALADQLAGIIGSNPLGGANLLSREDIQDIRSEMRSDRDIIAAIDALWPELSPQQVLSDLLASRDRIASAAPALSDEQIDALHRPGAPGRFSAADAPLLDELAELLGVDDAAERERAKRRWRKQIADAQGALDILTGSAPQDLEDDLDPELLMAYDLIDATQLAERQNHRRHETTAERAAGDRTWTYGHVIVDEAQELSAMAWRTIMRRIPNRWMTLVGDTAQTGDPAGTESWQQILEPYVANRWKKTELTVNYRTPAEIMRVAHAVLAEIDPDQVPPQSVRESGFEPWAQHVDAEAVSATVRAALDAETGPGTTAVLAPARLVGAWEHLASDSVTVATVKEVKGLEFDAVLLVEPAEILADSSRGMNDLYVALTRATQRLGVVHSEPLPDVLSGLAAPTRC, encoded by the coding sequence GTGCCGGTTGATGGCGCGTCCCATCCGGAGCTCGATCGCGAGCAGGCCTACGTGGCGATGCTCTACACGCATCTCGACGCGCTGCGCGACTATGCCAAGACTCGGTTGACCCGCGTGCTGAAGGAGACGGGAGGCACCCCTCAGGCGCGCAGCGAACGCGAGTCCTTCACGCAGATGTACACCGAGGACATCGCGAAATACGACGCCGCCGAGCACGGCCTGTGCTTCGGCCGCATCGATGTCCGCGACGACGGGACCGACGCCGAAGTGACGACGGAGGACGGCACGGAGACCCGGTACATCGGTCGGCTCGGCATCCTCGACGAGGACAACGACTACGAGTCGCTGCTGCTCGACTGGCGGGCCCCGCAGGCCCGCCCCTTCTACCTCGCCACCCCCGCCGCTCCGGACGGCGTCGTGCTGCGACGGCACATCCGCAGCCGGAGCCGGACCGTCACCGCACTGCACGACGAATACCTCGACCTCGACGCTGCCCTCGAACACGCCGACACCCAGGCGGCCGGGGGCGTCGCGGGTGAATCGGCGTTGCTCGCCGCACTGAACGCCGCGCGCACCGGGCAGATGCACGACATCGTAGCGACCATCCAGGCCGAGCAGGACACGGTCATCCGCTCCGAGCATCGCAGTGTGCTCGTCGTCCAGGGTGGTCCGGGAACCGGCAAGACCGCGGTGGCACTGCACCGCGCGGCCTACCTGCTCTACACCTACCGCAAGCAGCTGGCCAAGAGCGGTGTGCTCATCGTGGGGCCGAACAGCCGCTTCCTCGACTACATCGGTCAGGTGCTGCCGTCGCTCGGTGAGACCGGAGTGCTGCTCTCCACCGTCGGCGATCTGTATCCGGGGGTGACGCCGACCGTCGAGGACAGCCCCGAGGGCGGCGAGCTCAAGGGTTCCCCGGACATGGTGAAGGTGCTCGAGAAGGCCGTCCGCGACCGGCAGGAGGTGCCCCGCTCCCCCGTGCACCTGAGCTTCGACACCTATGCGCTCACGCTCGACCGCAAGATCGTCACCCGCGCACGCGGTCGCGCCCGGTCGTCCCGCCGACCGCACAACCTGGCCCGGCCGATCTTCGTGAGCGGGGTGATCGACGCACTTGCCGACCAGCTCGCGGGGATCATCGGATCGAATCCTCTCGGCGGCGCGAATCTGTTGAGCCGGGAGGACATCCAGGACATCCGGTCCGAGATGCGTTCGGACCGCGACATCATCGCCGCGATCGACGCGTTGTGGCCGGAACTGTCTCCGCAGCAAGTGCTCTCGGACCTGCTCGCTTCGCGCGACCGGATCGCGTCGGCGGCTCCGGCGCTGTCCGACGAGCAGATCGACGCGCTGCACCGGCCAGGCGCACCGGGACGTTTCAGCGCGGCCGACGCTCCCCTGCTCGACGAACTCGCCGAACTGCTCGGCGTGGACGACGCCGCCGAGCGCGAACGCGCGAAACGGCGCTGGCGCAAGCAGATCGCCGACGCTCAGGGCGCTCTCGACATCCTCACCGGTTCGGCGCCCCAGGACCTCGAGGACGATCTCGATCCGGAACTGCTCATGGCGTACGACCTCATCGATGCCACTCAGCTCGCCGAACGGCAGAACCACCGCCGCCACGAGACCACGGCCGAGCGGGCGGCCGGAGATCGCACCTGGACCTACGGTCACGTGATCGTCGACGAGGCGCAGGAGCTCTCCGCGATGGCGTGGCGAACGATCATGCGCCGCATTCCGAATCGCTGGATGACCCTGGTGGGCGACACCGCACAAACCGGTGATCCGGCGGGAACCGAGTCGTGGCAGCAGATCCTCGAACCGTACGTCGCGAACCGGTGGAAGAAGACCGAGCTGACCGTCAACTACCGCACCCCCGCGGAGATCATGCGGGTCGCGCATGCGGTGCTGGCGGAGATCGATCCCGATCAGGTGCCGCCGCAATCGGTGCGCGAATCCGGTTTCGAGCCGTGGGCGCAGCACGTGGACGCGGAGGCGGTCTCCGCGACCGTGCGGGCCGCTCTCGACGCCGAGACCGGCCCGGGCACGACGGCCGTGCTCGCTCCCGCACGCCTCGTGGGCGCGTGGGAACATCTCGCGTCCGATTCGGTCACGGTCGCGACCGTCAAGGAGGTCAAGGGCCTGGAGTTCGATGCGGTCCTGCTCGTCGAACCGGCCGAGATCCTCGCCGACTCCTCGCGCGGGATGAACGATCTGTACGTGGCGTTGACCCGCGCGACCCAGCGTCTCGGGGTGGTGCACTCGGAGCCGCTGCCGGACGTGCTCTCGGGTCTCGCGGCGCCGACCCGCTGCTGA